One region of Flavobacterium pisciphilum genomic DNA includes:
- the mrdA gene encoding penicillin-binding protein 2, whose protein sequence is MRKVLLPSLIIIAASLLVIRIFYLQIIDDSFKLKSENNAIKIKYDYPERGYIYDRYGKLLVANQASYDIMVIPREIKNIDTLEFCQLLNVTKEDFIKKIEKAKVYSPRLPSVFLAQLNKSEFAAFQEKIRKFEGFYFQKRSLRDYEVDYGANIFGFITQVNEKLVAKNPYYNSGDLIGKQGVEESYEDILRGIKGVKYIQKDKYNREIGSYKDGKYDTIAVQGEDINLTIDAELQKYGEELMINKRGGIVALEPKTGEILALVTAPSYDPGILVGRQRSKNYTLLYHDSIAKPLYDRGLLAEYPPGSPFKILTGLIGLQEQVINENTTFFCHHGFSYGRGRFMKCHNHPPAQQLHNGIYNSCNTYFAQTYMLTINKYNNPAYAVDVWSNHVKSFGLGQFMGYDLPTGKRGNIPTSKTYKRIYPNGGWRSTTIVSNSIGQGEVLMTPIQLANMMATIANQGYYFTPHIIKKIEGEKIDPKFKVKHETTIDKKYFPPIISGLFDVYNKGTASRLRVEGIDICGKTGTAENFAKINGKRTQLKDHSIFVAFAPKDNPKIAIAVMIENGGFGATIAGPIASLMIEKYLRKKITRNDLEIRILNTSLRDQYAKLGGMTEASLIETTPKDSIMRAKMIKPKEVKIIKVDTTQKN, encoded by the coding sequence ATGAGAAAAGTTCTGCTGCCCTCTTTAATTATCATTGCAGCATCTTTGCTAGTAATTCGCATATTCTATTTACAAATTATAGACGATTCTTTTAAACTAAAATCTGAGAACAACGCTATAAAGATAAAATACGACTATCCCGAAAGAGGCTATATATATGACAGATACGGTAAATTATTGGTTGCCAATCAGGCTTCTTATGATATCATGGTTATTCCAAGAGAGATAAAGAACATCGATACTTTAGAGTTTTGTCAACTCTTAAATGTTACCAAAGAAGATTTTATTAAAAAAATTGAGAAAGCTAAAGTATATAGCCCTCGGTTACCATCTGTATTTTTAGCTCAGTTAAACAAAAGTGAATTTGCTGCTTTTCAAGAAAAGATCAGAAAATTTGAAGGTTTCTATTTCCAAAAAAGATCGCTACGTGACTACGAAGTAGATTACGGTGCCAATATTTTTGGTTTTATCACTCAGGTAAACGAAAAATTAGTTGCTAAAAACCCATATTACAATAGCGGTGATTTAATTGGTAAACAAGGTGTTGAAGAAAGCTATGAAGATATTTTACGCGGAATTAAAGGTGTAAAATACATTCAAAAAGACAAATACAATAGAGAAATAGGTTCATACAAAGACGGAAAGTATGATACAATTGCCGTACAAGGAGAAGACATAAACCTAACAATTGATGCTGAACTTCAGAAATATGGTGAAGAATTAATGATCAACAAAAGAGGTGGAATTGTTGCATTGGAACCAAAAACTGGTGAAATTTTAGCATTGGTAACTGCTCCATCTTATGACCCAGGAATATTAGTTGGAAGACAACGTTCTAAAAACTACACTTTATTGTATCATGATTCAATCGCAAAACCCTTGTATGACCGTGGATTGCTTGCTGAATACCCTCCAGGTTCCCCTTTCAAAATTTTGACAGGATTAATTGGTTTGCAGGAACAAGTAATAAACGAAAACACTACATTTTTTTGTCATCATGGATTTAGTTATGGTAGAGGTCGTTTTATGAAATGTCACAATCACCCACCAGCACAACAATTACATAACGGGATTTACAATTCGTGTAATACTTATTTCGCCCAAACTTATATGCTTACTATAAACAAATACAACAATCCTGCTTATGCAGTTGATGTATGGAGTAACCACGTAAAAAGCTTTGGTCTTGGTCAGTTTATGGGATATGATCTACCAACTGGTAAAAGAGGAAATATACCAACTTCTAAAACATATAAGAGAATCTATCCTAACGGAGGTTGGAGAAGTACAACAATTGTATCCAACTCAATAGGACAAGGTGAAGTTTTGATGACACCAATTCAGTTAGCAAATATGATGGCTACAATAGCCAATCAAGGATATTATTTCACTCCTCATATCATTAAAAAAATTGAGGGAGAAAAAATCGATCCTAAATTCAAGGTTAAACATGAAACAACCATAGACAAAAAGTATTTCCCCCCTATAATCAGCGGATTATTTGATGTTTATAACAAAGGAACAGCTAGCAGACTACGTGTTGAAGGTATTGATATTTGTGGAAAAACAGGTACGGCAGAGAATTTTGCTAAAATTAATGGTAAGAGAACACAACTTAAAGACCACTCTATATTTGTAGCATTTGCGCCTAAGGATAATCCGAAGATTGCTATAGCGGTAATGATAGAAAATGGTGGTTTTGGAGCAACAATTGCGGGTCCTATCGCCAGTTTAATGATTGAAAAATATCTTCGTAAAAAAATCACACGAAACGATTTAGAAATTCGTATTCTAAACACAAGCTTAAGAGATCAATACGCAAAATTAGGCGGAATGACTGAAGCTAGTTTAATCGAAACTACTCCTAAAGATTCTATCATGAGAGCGAAGATGATAAAACCTAAAGAGGTTAAAATAATAAAAGTAGACACAACTCAAAAAAATTAA